The Prionailurus bengalensis isolate Pbe53 chromosome E4, Fcat_Pben_1.1_paternal_pri, whole genome shotgun sequence region ttcattcattcattcattcaacagcctTGTACAGAGCTTAGCGGCGGCGGGCTCTGGAAGGGCTTGGAGAGACGCGGGAGGTTGAGAAGCCGTGGTCACTGACTGACTGTGTGCAGGAGGGTGCGTTTGTGTTTGGGAAGGGGGCGAGCACTTGTCATTTCCAGGCTGGACTCCCACAGGCCCTACGTGCTGAGGGAGCGGGGAAAGCAAGAGAACAATTCTGGCAACAGTCCCCGGTCCTCACAGCCACCCCAGGACTCCCCGTGCCCTGAGCCCTACCGCACTCACCACCTCCGCCCCTAATTTTAGCCCTGAGTCACGGCCCTGCCGGTCTGTGTTCGAGCTTCCGAGTGTCTCCCTATGGTCTCTGCAAGGAGACAGTGAGCTCCTCGGAGCTCGTCATGCAGGGAGACAGACGGCCGGGTGGACAGATGACTACCCTCGAGCGCTCAGTGCACAGGAGGCGTCGCGGGAGCTGAGGGAGCGGGGTTtctgtggggaggagggtggggctgggagggccGGGCAGAGCAGATGATGTGTCAGCTGGGGCTGAAGGTGAGTAAGTGTCGTTAGGGGGCAGGACGGCATTCCAGGCCAAAGGAACAGCATGAGCTGGTCGGGGGACCTAGAAGCTTCCTGTGAAATAGTGTTTGCCCCTGACGCCAAAGCGAATCCTAAGTCCCTACACTTCCCCCTGTGTCCCCCGCCCTCGTAGGGACCCCCTTGCTTCTGGCTGGGGCCAACCGGTCCCGACGTCCTCCTCTCTCACTAGCCTGTCCCCCAGTGCTCACGAGGCAGCCAGAGTGACCTTGTCCACACAAACCTGATCGTGTTCCTTCTCTGCCTCAAACCACCCGCTGGCTTTCTCCCATGCTTGGGATCCGACCCATGACATAACGGGGCCCGTAACGCGGCCTGTGGACCCTCTGACCCGGCCCCCGCCTAGCTTCGGACCTTCACCCACTTCACTGACCCACACAGGCCTGTTGCTGGTCCTGGAATCCGCCAGGCGGCACCGCCTCTGAGCCACGgaacctgcccccccccaccccgccagggccctgctcccccctccccaccgggcCGGCTCCCCCAGTCGCACAGGTGTGCCCCGAGCAGCGAGTCGCGCCCCTTGCCACGTTCCTTCTCACGCAACCTGAGTTCGGTTCAAGGGCAACAGTCCCCGGGGGTGAATGTGGATCTGTGTAGCCCCGTCGTGGTACAACGGGACACGGGAAAGGGTTTGTTCTGTGGTCTTGGCCTCTGGACAAAGACTCAAATGGAGCATGGTTGTTGACAAGTCGCTGCCGTGCATTCCGAAGAGAGCCCCACGGGGCTGCGGGTGTCCTCCCTGGGCGTCCACAAGGGAAAAACTGGTCTCTGGCCCTCTACCAACCAGAATATACAAAGACAAGACCAGAAACCAGAATTttctggaaggggaggggagaggcgcTCCATCTGTGCCAAGTGAGAGACCCCACGGGGCCCCTGCAGAGATAGGGCAGAGGGAGGCGGCCTCCGCTGAACCCCAGCACCTGGAGcacagagggggaggagaggtgaCCGCAGTGCCGGCAGGCCTCCCTCCGGGGGACGTGGGGGACCACGACTTGGGAGCCACGCTTGGTTGTCATCGAGGCAGGGCAAGGACGTGTGCATTTTCTCTGGGACAAGGGGGCATTTTCGGGGGCAGAGAGACCCAAGGGACCCGCACAGAAGAGGCCGGGGGGCAGGAGCTGCAGGCGTCGGCCAAACAGAACTGCTCTGAGCAGGAACACGGGACCTCCCAGGTCCACACGGAGCCTCCAGAGATGCCCTGAAAGGCCCCTGAAGTGGGACAGCCTGCCAGCCAGGGCAGAGGGCCCCGCACAGCACTGAGGACGGCGAGCTTGAGGCCCTTTCCCTCAAATCCCTTCTgacagaagaagcagaagaggaaggaggtggggaaacaAATACAAGGCAGGCCCCCCCTCCACCGTGGGACCCCCATCcgcagggggtgggcagggggcggggggagggctggagaaggggttggggagggagggggaggggactggaggttgggggcagggaggtgaaGGAGACAGGGAACAGGGGACTGGGGAATGAGGACAGGGagctgggggttggggtgggagacGGGGTGAGGGGGCAAGGGGCAGGGGGCGGAGAGGTCGGGGGGACAGGGGACACGGGACATGGGGCAGGGgactgggggttgggggcagggaggtcagggggcaggggacggggggtgggaggtggggggcatggggatgggggcagggggtcaGTGGCAAGGGGGACAGGGGGCACGGGACatggggcaggggacaggaggctggggacaggggtttgggggcaggggactgggggtgggaggtggggggcaggggactgGGGGTTGGGGACaaggggtgaggggggcaggggtgcaagtggggaagaggctggAGAATGCAGCAAGGGGACCTTTGGTGTAGACTGGCTCGGACCTTTCAAACCCTAGAAACGGTCACAATGATGTGAGCAGGTCTTGTAAACGAGAACAAGCAGCAAGCAAGGGTCCTTGGGAAAGGCCATCAGTGGGGGCTGTGGGCAGAGAAGGAGCCGCTCCCTCTGGCCCCACACAGGTCAGGTGGCTCTGGTCAGAGAACCGCGCGGGGAGGCCGGCTGGGGGTCCAGGAATGTCTTCCTCCTCCTTACGGGAGACATGAAGAAGGAATGTTCTGGTCTTGTGACATTGTTGCACAAAGACGAGATGCCTGGATCTGCCGCGGCCAATTCACAACCCGAGGCGGAATGGTCGCCAGGCCCAAGATGGCGGAGACACATGCAAAAATGCTCAGCATCCCTCATCGTctgggaaatacagatcaaaaaccactctgagatgccacctcacccctgtcagaatggctaacttgaacaactcaggcaacaacaggtgttggtgaggatgcggagaaagaggatgtcttttgcatcgttggtgggaatgcaagctggtgcagccactctggaaaacaggatggaggttcctcaaaaaaaaccctaaaaatagaactaccctacgacccagcaattgccctgcTAGGCGTTtctccacaggatacaggtgggatgtttcaaagggacacacgcacccccacgTTTACAGCAGCGCTgtcgacaacagccaaaggacggaaagagcccaaatgtccatcgatggatgagtggataaagaagatgtgatacacacacacacacacacacacacacacacaatggagtattactcggcaatcaaaaagaatgaaatcttgccatttgcagctacgtggatggaactggaggctattattaGTGAAAttagctaagtgaaattagtcagagaaagacaaaaatcataggacttcactcatctgaggactgtAAGAgccaaaacagaggaacataagggaagggaaacaaaaagaatataaaaacagggagggggacaaaacagaagagactcctgaatacagggaacaaactgagtgttgctggaggggtggtgggaggggggatgggctaaatgggggaggggcactaaggaatctactcctgaaatcactgtagcaccatatgctaactaacttggaggtaaattaaaaaataaacaatagaattaaaaaacaaagatggcGGAGAAACCAGGCAAGAGGAACCTGGGTCCTTGCGGGGCTGACCCGGCTGCTGAATTATCCAGACTCCAAACACCACTCGACCTGGAAACCTGTTGTTACCTGAGATAACCAACTTTCTCTGTGGTTAAAGCACTTGCAGGTGGGTTTTCTGTTCCTGCAGCCTGGCCCCTCTCGACATGAGCCCCCCCACGGCAGTGTCGCCTccgagaagccttccctgactactCAGGCCGGCACCGCCCCGGCCGCTTTCCTCCCAAACCCCCAGCTTCCTCTCTTCACGCCCTTGTCACCATCAGAAATGCTCTTACTCAGTGTTCCTTTACTGCCTAACTGTCCCCACCCGAGGCTCGCGGACCTTGTTCACTGCTGAAGCTTCGTGGGGACTCAGTGAGTGCTGACTGACTGAACGAACGAATGGAGGGGCAGGAAACAAGGCCAGAGAGGTCAGAAGAGATGGGTGTGAACTGCATCATGTAACACAGAGTCCTTTCCGGTTGGGAAGGGCCCCTAGACGACAAGACTGggtcctcctcttctccctgaaTCTCCCTGCAAAGcccgggagggggctggggccacAGGGACACTTGGGGACAGAAGAAACAAGACGGGACTCCCTCCTAGGACTCTCCAGGCCTGTCCCCCCAGCCTCCAAAGCCTCCCTGTCCTCAGCCAGCACTAACCCACCAGGCTGTACAATGTCACCACCTTCTGATCCTCATAGATGTTCATGGGGTTCACCAGGAGCTGAAAGAGACCTACGAGTGCACGGGTCAAGTCGAAGGTCAGAAGATgggtcccacccctgccccgggggGCCCCACACTCACCCATGGCCAGGAGCCCTCCAGTGCCTGCCCCCAGCAGGAAAGCAGTGACCGGAAACTCTCCGGGCTGGCGCTGCAGGAAACGGCCACAGGGGGCCGGCAGCCCCCAGTTCAGGAGCCTCTGCACGGCTGCGGGGTCAAGTACGTTAGCCCAGCAGGGCCAAGAGCCCACTCTTCTGGCTGGGACGCGCTTCATCAGGGTTAGGGGCCTGcggggggagaggctgggggaccTGCAGGAACCTGGGGCCTCCCGGAGGAGGCGGGGGGGCCCtgaggaagcagggcagaggtgagggagagaagaggagagggcatGGCTGGAGGGGGGGGCCGCTGGGTGAGAGGGGTGGACGCTGGGGGACCCACGGTGGGGAAAGGGGGGGCGGGAGACACTGGACGGatgcctgggggctgggaggcccTGGGGAAGGGCAAGGTCTCTGGGACTGACTCACTGGTGTGGGGGAGCTTCCTCTGCCCTGTGGCTCCATCCCGATGAGGTGTGATGACCATGAGTCTGCACCCGCTCTCGTCCCACAGGTGTCCTCCGCTCTGGCCCCTCCGCTCCGGCCCCTCTGCCGAGCCCACAGCCTGTCTGGTCTGTGTCCCTCGCCGCTCTGCTCTGAGACTTGGGGCAGGAGATTCGagacctccctccccctccccagtcctgcAGCTGGGTAAGGCCCTCCAGCACAGGTGTGGTACAAGCCTCAGAACCTTAGAATGTGGGGAGGGATTCCGGGAGCCCGGAAGAGCCCCAGAACCCCGTGGCGTCTCCTGGAAACAGGCACATGTTTGGACCCGACGGCCATGGCCCCCGTGGGGACCGAGGAGCCGAGCATGTCGCGGGCCGTGGTCCGCAGCGTGGGGGGTTTCGCCCTGGGCTTGTCCTTGGCCACGGCCTATGGGCTCCTGGAGCTGCTGGTGGAAGAACACAGCCCCTGGGCCTGCCTCGTGGGCACCCTCACTCTGGCCGCCTTCCTCGGCCTGGGCATGGGCTTCTCCCGCCAGGTCCGGGTCACCGTCCTCCTGCTGCTGCCCCAGGCCTTCTCCAGTGAGCGAGGCacccagggggaggggcaggagggatcctgggggagggggaggctcgAGGGAAATATTCTGGAGGCTTCCTTGAGAGGCTTGCAGATGCTGCCGCCTGCAAGGCTGGAGTCCTGCTTCTGATGCAGCCGTCTCCCCCAGAGCAGGGCCGGGCCCTGTTGATGGTGGCTGCCTTTGGGCTGGTGCTGCAAGGGCCTTGTGCCAACACCCTGCACAACTTCACTCAGGCCAGCAAGGCCGTGGCCTGCGGGGCAGAGCTGGCCCTGAACCAGACCGCCGAAGCGCTGGAACGGGCCAAGCGGCCCCTCGTCAGTAAGGCCCCCCGCGGCCCCTCGTCTTGTGTCTCTGGCTCTGCTCCTCTCCGCTGGGGCCCTGACTTCGGGGCGCCCAGTTAGACCCCTGACCTCACTCACTGGGCGACTCCACCCGGATTCCCAGACCCGCCTCCCGCCCGCTCCCTACCGGGGCCCAGTGGTGAGGGCCGCCCCAcagtgcccctgcccctgcctctcaggTGCCCTGAACAAGATTAAGGCCATTGCCCAGAAGGCCAAAGAGGTGGCTGACCGGGTTCGCAAGTTCTTTCGGTCGATCATGGACGGCGTGAAGCACGTAGGTCAGCACATTCGAATGTCTgtttggggggcaggggtcaAAACGCACCCTGTCTCTTCACCCCTGTCCCCGCCCGGGGCCTTTCGGGACCCTCCCTGACTAGTCCCCAGTGGGTACAGCACAGCCGGGCCCCCTGACCACAGGCGTCTCCTGCTCCGGGGGCTGTCCCggagccccccccgccccctggggGGACGCTgcagcccccccctcccccggctcccGCCAGCCGCGTGCCAGCCCCGCAGCCGTCCCCAGCCAGGGCACTGCGGAACGTGTGGTACTGGCTCCTTCACATCGGGGACGTGTGCAACGCCGAGCTGGGCAACCCTTACGTGAAGTGCGCGCGGGTCTTCGACGGCGCCAAGGACAGCTGCATGAGGACCGTACCGCGAGCCTATCACCTGTGCTTCGTGCTCACGCCCTTCAAGCTGGTGCTGTGCGGACTGGCCAGCGGTGAGAGAGAGCCCAGGCTTgccgccggggggggggggcggggcggggggggcgggacCAGCCTGGAGGTCAGTAGGAAAGGTGGGAAGCCGGAGGCCTCTGTGCGCAGTAGGTCCCCGAGGGGGAGGGGCCGCgcgtctcccccccgccccccccactcaGTCTCCGGGTCTCAGTGGTCCAGGTGTTCTGCATCATCCCCGGGTACATCCAGCCCTTCTTGCGCAAGACCATCGGCCCCCGTGAgtgtcccccctgcccccggccgCCCCAGGGGGTGCTCCTGGGGCAGTCCCCTCCTTGCTCAGGCCGCTCCTACCCCAGAATGAAAACGCAGGGGCCGGAAGGAAAGGACCCCAGGAAGTTACCCAGGAAAGGGAGGCCCAGCAAGAGGGAGGTGCACCACCCCAAGCTGGACGTCAGAGCAGGACCCGGGAGGGGatcagggccccccacccccaccccagggcatcGGGTGGCACTGGAGTCAGGCTGCCACGGGGACAGCACGGACTGCGGAGGCCCCTCCCCAGTCCACACTGGGTCCCAGCGCGGGGGCCCGGCTGGCCCGCCAGCCATGCCAGGCCCTGGTCTCCTGACTCCTGGCTCACGGCCCTGCGGCACCTGCCGGCCCCAGCTGTGAGGCACTTGATCAACCGGGTGCGTCAGGAGTTTGAGTTCAACGTCACGGCCACCCACCACTTCTCTGTGGATCTCAACGCCTCCCGGAGCCTGTCCCAGGTGGCCCTGGACCTGCAGGAAGCCGTCGGCGTGAAGCTGCACCGCGTCCGAGAGGCCCTGGCCCTGATGGGCTACACCGCGCCCCTGCTGCTCCCGCTGCTCTACCTCCAGTGAGGGGCCGGGGGGGGCTCCGGCGGCCGGGGCTCGGCTCGTCTGGCGGCCTTCAGGGGGGCCGGGGTCGGGGGGCCGCGGTGCGGGGCGGGAGGGCGGCGCCCAGCGGAGTCTGGGCTGGGGTGCTGAGGGGCCTCGCGGACACTCCCCCAGAGCCCTGTGTTACCGGTACCGTTACCTGAACTGGCTCGGTTTCGACAACATCTACATTACCAGCCGGTTTCTGCTCATGGAAGACGTCCGCTCCAGGGCGGGCCTGCCCACGGTGCTGCCGCTCAGCGCCCACGAGGCCCGACACTACATCCAGCCCGGTGAGGGCCCCGGGATCTGCAGACGGGGACACCGAGCCGGCCCGACCCTAAGCCCCACACACGGCACTGCGTCCGAAAGGGGAAGGTCCCTGCACGCAGACGCGTGACGAGGGGGCCGGTGCCTCCGGGAGCACCTGACGTCCggacagagggcaggggtggggagtggacaCCAGCCGAGGGAAGGGAGGCTTTGGGGGTGAGGCCAGAAGTGCAAATGTGCTAATATGGAGATGCCGCCTGGGAGGAATGGGCCAGGGCCCCCCAGGAGGGCGGGTTCCTGAAGACTTGAAAGGGCCCAGGCCCGGAAGCTAAGCTGCTACGTCAGAGCCCCCCACCACGACCCCCCACCGCCACTTCCAGCCCTGGCCCAGGGGTCCCCACAGCTTCTACACCTTCCAGATCAACCAACGGGCCCGCTCGGTGGGGGCAGGAGCCCTCCCCAGGAGGGAGCTCTCTCCCCCCAGGGCTGGAGTCTGGGGGTGAGGGGACGGGGGTCTGGGAGTCTGGGGGTGAGGGGACGGAGGGCTGGGAGTCCGGGGCTGAGGGGACTGGGGGCTGGAGTCCA contains the following coding sequences:
- the DCST2 gene encoding LOW QUALITY PROTEIN: DC-STAMP domain-containing protein 2 (The sequence of the model RefSeq protein was modified relative to this genomic sequence to represent the inferred CDS: inserted 1 base in 1 codon), which encodes MTMSLHPLSSHRCPPLWPLRSGPSAEPTACLVCVPRRSALRLGAGDSRPPSPSPVLQLGKALQHRCGTSLRTLECGEGFREPGRAPEPRGXLLETGTCLDPTAMAPVGTEEPSMSRAVVRSVGGFALGLSLATAYGLLELLVEEHSPWACLVGTLTLAAFLGLGMGFSRQVRVTVLLLLPQAFSKQGRALLMVAAFGLVLQGPCANTLHNFTQASKAVACGAELALNQTAEALERAKRPLVSALNKIKAIAQKAKEVADRVRKFFRSIMDGVKHVARALRNVWYWLLHIGDVCNAELGNPYVKCARVFDGAKDSCMRTVPRAYHLCFVLTPFKLVLCGLASVVQVFCIIPGYIQPFLRKTIGPPVRHLINRVRQEFEFNVTATHHFSVDLNASRSLSQVALDLQEAVGVKLHRVREALALMGYTAPLLLPLLYLQALCYRYRYLNWLGFDNIYITSRFLLMEDVRSRAGLPTVLPLSAHEARHYIQPGSVFLSRWERVFYILAVFDLARYLLLVLLLVFLDYAIFWVLDLARHQLQGEIVARSPVAVSITVEGPGYAGKIYRDLVSAFDVLQQSNISVLSPRCVLRPSEPDATGYVVIGIMYGLCFFVTLCGNYVSRLRRVICAWYYPSREQERISYLYNVLLSRRTSLSAALHRAVRRRAADLGHTSVLRMLARRCSCLAPVVAHFRQEQGYCLGCGQGYDQEDTETFVSCATPGCPGLFCSTCFRLLDNACSVCASPLSHQGDLDPELDSSDEEGPRRWLAAARRQDPEQEWLLRQQLRETLGRTLPSGSSPEVSDLDEEKGPP